Proteins from one Syngnathoides biaculeatus isolate LvHL_M chromosome 8, ASM1980259v1, whole genome shotgun sequence genomic window:
- the trim59 gene encoding tripartite motif-containing protein 59: MDNLEEDLTCSVCYSLFSDPRVLPCSHTFCRACLHGLLLASQSSIWRPLRQPLKCPNCRGVVELPVAGVGALPTNVSLRAIIEKYRRDNEPRVPLCPEHPRQPLNMYCVRDRRLICGLCLTVGQHQGHAIDDLQAAFAREKQTPSLLLARLSEHRWARVCELGEQLAQEKARCEGLLRQDRDEVAQFFHTLEAALARKKQAYLEVLDKALAEVSGAYDPLIRRVKELQEEQLDLVSLAASVEEEDSPLIFLEKVHMFKERVEDLTGASLPSALNLSVTPRAADYLHQHWTAVTLGSLDEAPVPAVYCCTRCSGGAAEAHEGLSQDSYGLQAQLLLLCLFFLLLSSLCWLGAGRFSRGPREELFTAIGDWMESSYTVTEALLLRWRSHLLSAVEMLLQQMTAFFTTLTSPLDPCPLFTS, encoded by the exons ATGGACAACCTGGAGGAGGACCTGACGTGCTCGGTGTGCTACTCGCTGTTTTCGGACCCGCGGGTGCTGCCTTGCTCGCACACCTTCTGCCGCGCCTGCCTGCACGGCCTGCTCCTCGCGTCCCAAAGCTCCATCTGGCGCCCGCTGCGGCAGCCGCTCAAGTGCCCCAACTGCCGGGGTGTCGTGGAGCTGCCCGTGGCCGGGGTGGGCGCGCTGCCCACCAACGTGTCCCTTCGCGCCATCATCGAAAAA TACCGGCGGGACAACGAGCCGAGAGTCCCCTTGTGTCCGGAGCACCCGAGGCAGCCCCTCAACATGTACTGCGTCCGAGACCGCAGGCTCATCTGCGGCCTGTGTCTGACCGTGGGCCAGCATCAGGGCCACGCCATCGACGACCTGCAAGCGGCTTTCGCCAGAGAGAAGCAGACCCCTTCGCTCCTGCTGGCACGGCTCTCTGAGCACAGATGGGCACGG gTTTGTGAGCTGGGCGAACAGCTGGCGCAGGAGAAGGCCCGGTGCGAGGGTCTATTGAGGCAGGACCGAGACGAAGTCGCTCAGTTTTTTCACACACTGGAAGCCGCGTTGGCTCGGAAGAAACAAGCCTACCTGGAGGTTCTGGACAAGGCCTTGGCGGAGGTTTCGGGGGCCTACGACCCGCTCATCCGCAGGGTCAAGGAGCTCCAG GAGGAGCAGCTGGACCTGGTCTCCTTGGCGGCATCAGTCGAGGAGGAAGACTCGCCGCTGATCTTCCTGGAGAAGGTTCACATGTTCAAAGAGCGAGTGGAGGACTTAACCGGCGCCAGTCTCCCCTCCGCCCTCAACCTCTCGGTCACGCCGCGAGCGGCCGACTACCTGCACCAGCACTGGACCGCCGTCACCCTGGGAAGTCTAGACGAGGCCCCCGTCCCCGCGGTCTACTGCTGCACTCGGTGCAGCGGCGGCGCCGCCGAGGCTCACGAAGGACTGTCGCAAGACTCCTACGGGCTGCAGGCCCAACtgcttttgttgtgtttgttttttctgctgCTGTCATCGCTGTGCTGGCTCGGCGCGGGTCGGTTCAGCCGCGGTCCGAGAGAAGAGCTTTTTACAGCAATCGGGGATTGGATGGAATCGTCGTACACAGTAACTGAGGCGCTTCTCCTAAGATGGCGCTCACATCTCTTGTCTGCAGTAGAAATGTTGTTGCAGCAGATGACTGCTTTCTTCACCACTCTGACATCACCACTTGACCCCTGCCCTCTATTCACAAGCTGA
- the kpna4 gene encoding importin subunit alpha-3: MADNDKVDNQRLKNFKNKGRDLESMRRQRTEVVVELRKNKRDEHLLKRRNVPHEDICDDSDVDGDFRSQNTSLEAIVQNATSDNQGIQLSAVQAARKLLSSDRNPPIDDLIKSGILPILVHCLDRDDNPSLQFEAAWALTNIASGTSEQTQAVVESNAVPRFLRLLHSPHQNVCEQAVWALGNIIGDGPQCRDYVIGLGVVKPLLSFISPSIPITFLRNVTWVMVNLCRHKDPPPPMETIQEILPALVVLIHHTDVSILVDTVWALSYLTDAGNEQIQMVIDSLIVPHLVPLLSHQEVKVQTAALRAVGNIVTGTDEQTQVVLNCEALNHFPALLSHPKEKINKEAVWFLSNITAGNQQQVQAVIDAKLVPMIIHLLDKGDFGTQKEAAWAISNLTISGRKDQVAHLIEKQVIPPFCNLLTVKDAQVVQVVLDGLSNILKMADDKAETIANLIEECGGLEKVEQLQNHENGDIYKLAYQIIDQFFSSDDIDEDNSLVPEAIQGGTYGFNSANVPAEGFQF; this comes from the exons TCTATGAGAAGACAGAGGACTGAGGTAGTAGTGGAGTTGCGAAAG AACAAAAGAGATGAGCACCTCCTCAAGAGAAGAAATGTGCCCCACGAGGACATTTGCGATGATTCGGATGTGGATGGAGATTTCAGATCG CAAAATACCTCTCTTGAAGCAATAGTGCAA AATGCCACCAGTGACAACCAGGGCATCCAGCTGAGTGCTGTTCAGGCTGCTAG gaaGTTGTTGTCCAGTGACCGGAACCCCCCCATAGACGACCTGATCAAGTCTGGGATCCTTCCTATTCTGGTTCACTGCCTGGACAGAGATGATAA CCCTTCCTTGCAGTTTGAGGCAGCCTGGGCTCTGACCAACATAGCGTCTGGCACTTCAGAGCAGACCCAAGCTGTGGTGGAGTCCA ATGCTGTGCCGCGCTTTCTTAGGCTGCTTCACTCCCCTCATCAAAATGTGTGCGAGCAAGCGGTCTGGGCTTTGGGCAACATCATTG GTGACGGCCCGCAATGCAGAGACTACGTGATCGGCTTGGGTGTTGTCAAGCCGCTGCTGTCTTTCATTAGTCCCTCCATCCCCATCACCTTCCTCCGTAATGTCACCTGGGTTATGGTCAATCTGTGTCGTCATAAAGACCCCCCGCCGCCCATGGAGACAATCCAAGAG aTCCTGCCAGCTCTGGTTGTGCTTATCCACCACACTGATGTCAGT ATTCTAGTTGACACGGTGTGGGCTCTGTCCTATCTGACGGATGCTGGGAATGAGCAAATCCAAATGGTGATTGATTCTCTCATTGTCCCTCACCTGGTCCCACTGCTCAGCCACCAGGAGGTCAAAGTCCAG ACCGCTGCTCTGAGGGCTGTGGGCAACATTGTGACTGGAACAGATGAGCAGACGCAGGTGGTGCTCAACTGTGAAGCGCTCAACCACTTCCCCGCTCTCCTCTCACATCCTAAGGAGAAAATTAACaaa GAGGCGGTGTGGTTCCTGTCAAACATCACAGCAGGAAATCAGCAGCAGGTGCAAGCCGTCATTGACGCCAAGCTAGTCCCCATGATCATTCACCTGCTCGAcaag GGTGACTTTGGAACCCAGAAGGAAGCAGCTTGGGCCATCAGTAACCTCACAATAAGTGGGAGGAAAGATCAG GTGGCACATCTTATCGAGAAGCAGGTCATCCCGCCATTCTGCAACTTGCTCACGGTGAAGGATGCCCAAGTGGTGCAGGTGGTCCTGGACGGCCTCAGCAATATCCTGAAGATGGCTGACGACAAGGCTGAGACTATTGCTAATCTTATTGAAGAGTGTGGAG GTTTGGAGAAAGTGGAGCAGCTGCAGAATCATGAAAATGGAGATATCTACAAGCTAGCATATCAAATTATTGATCAGTTCTTCTCGTCCGATGAT ATTGACGAAGACAACAGCCTGGTACCAGAAGCTATCCAAGGTGGAACGTACGGCTTCAACTCCGCCAATGTGCCAGCTGAGGGATTCCAGTTCTAG